A portion of the Sulfurospirillum diekertiae genome contains these proteins:
- a CDS encoding TOBE domain-containing protein has product MKISARNQITGKVAEIKNGPVNSEIVVATKGGDKIVSVITHGAVESLGLKVGSEALCIFKAQSVLLAKADIALAVSARNKIKGTVTEIKDGAVNCEVILSTPAGLTVTAIVTEDAKKELSLAKGDSVYAIIKASSILVGAN; this is encoded by the coding sequence ATGAAAATCAGTGCAAGAAATCAAATTACGGGGAAAGTAGCAGAGATTAAAAATGGCCCTGTGAACAGTGAAATTGTTGTTGCAACTAAAGGTGGCGATAAAATCGTTTCTGTCATTACGCATGGTGCTGTTGAGTCATTGGGTTTAAAAGTTGGTTCTGAAGCCCTCTGTATTTTTAAAGCACAAAGTGTTCTTCTTGCAAAAGCAGATATCGCGTTAGCGGTTAGTGCTCGCAATAAAATCAAAGGCACGGTAACTGAGATCAAAGATGGCGCTGTGAATTGTGAAGTCATCCTCTCTACTCCTGCTGGCTTAACCGTTACAGCCATCGTGACGGAAGATGCAAAAAAAGAGCTTTCACTTGCTAAAGGCGATAGCGTTTATGCCATCATCAAAGCTTCAAGCATTTTAGTAGGCGCAAACTAA
- a CDS encoding NUDIX domain-containing protein: MKHTIEVLKVEECLHSDYIKPKSMYYLHNSVEKRWDIVDTHNSVAILLYHKDLDSFVFVKQFRPSIYVKNHDGFTYELCAGIVDKDKSLIEIAKEEVLEETGYDVPLDKLDKISSFYTAVGFAGGRQTLYYAILDDSMKVSEGGGIENENIEVIYLKRDETLEFMFDESIATTSGLMFALMWYFKNYEK; the protein is encoded by the coding sequence ATGAAACATACCATTGAGGTACTTAAAGTTGAAGAGTGTCTGCACTCAGATTATATTAAACCTAAAAGTATGTACTATCTGCACAATAGTGTAGAAAAGCGCTGGGATATCGTCGATACGCATAACAGTGTTGCCATTCTTTTGTACCACAAAGATTTGGATTCGTTTGTCTTTGTAAAACAGTTTCGTCCTTCTATCTATGTTAAAAATCATGATGGTTTTACCTATGAACTGTGTGCTGGTATTGTTGATAAAGATAAAAGTCTTATCGAAATTGCTAAAGAAGAAGTATTGGAAGAGACGGGTTACGATGTTCCTCTTGATAAACTTGACAAAATATCGTCTTTTTATACTGCCGTTGGTTTTGCAGGAGGCAGGCAAACGCTTTACTATGCAATTTTGGATGACAGCATGAAAGTGAGTGAAGGTGGTGGTATAGAAAATGAAAATATCGAAGTCATTTACCTCAAACGCGATGAAACACTTGAATTTATGTTTGATGAGAGTATTGCGACCACTTCAGGTTTGATGTTTGCATTGATGTGGTATTTTAAAAATTACGAAAAATAG
- the corA gene encoding magnesium/cobalt transporter CorA produces MIKCFFKNSNKLEVITDLSEFDGNEDKKSKVVWLDMLLPSSEEISFVEKTFGIDFPTKQESEEIEISSRYWEEDKKIEINSFFLISEDENAHNETVSFILQGNVLISIRYKELKTFDEFSKRFYYAPREFKNGYYIFSQLIDIRIDADADVIEKLSKDITRLRKHVFTDYTNDDAEMLEKISSFEDLNMNIRENLMDKQRILTAFIKSNKYDDSALRADIVIMLKDIKSLIDYIEFNFERLDYLQNIFLGVLNIEQNKVIKIFTIMNVIFLPPTLIASIYGMNFEILPELHWDYGYAFSLILMVLSAVTPILYFKKKGWI; encoded by the coding sequence ATGATAAAATGTTTTTTTAAAAATAGTAATAAATTAGAAGTCATTACCGATCTGAGCGAATTCGATGGCAATGAAGATAAAAAGAGCAAAGTTGTTTGGCTTGACATGCTTTTACCTAGCTCTGAAGAGATCTCTTTTGTTGAAAAGACCTTTGGTATAGATTTCCCTACAAAGCAAGAGAGTGAAGAGATTGAGATATCTTCACGTTACTGGGAAGAGGACAAGAAGATTGAGATTAACAGTTTTTTCTTGATCTCAGAAGATGAAAATGCGCACAATGAGACGGTTTCATTTATTTTACAAGGCAATGTACTTATCTCTATTCGTTATAAAGAGTTGAAAACTTTTGATGAATTTAGCAAGCGTTTTTACTATGCTCCTCGAGAATTTAAAAATGGGTATTATATCTTTTCACAACTCATCGACATCAGGATTGATGCCGATGCGGATGTTATTGAAAAACTCTCTAAAGATATTACGCGCTTGCGTAAACACGTTTTTACAGACTATACGAATGATGATGCTGAGATGTTGGAAAAAATCTCTTCTTTTGAAGATTTAAATATGAATATCCGTGAAAACCTGATGGATAAACAACGCATCTTAACCGCATTTATTAAATCAAACAAATACGATGACAGCGCTCTTCGCGCCGATATTGTCATTATGCTTAAAGATATTAAATCGTTGATTGATTACATTGAGTTTAACTTTGAAAGGCTCGATTACTTGCAAAATATCTTCTTGGGTGTTTTGAACATTGAGCAAAATAAAGTCATCAAAATCTTTACCATTATGAACGTTATCTTTTTACCACCAACGTTGATTGCGAGTATTTATGGGATGAACTTTGAGATTTTACCAGAGCTTCATTGGGATTATGGATATGCCTTTTCGCTTATTTTGATGGTTCTCTCAGCCGTAACACCGATCTTGTACTTTAAGAAAAAAGGGTGGATTTAG
- a CDS encoding peptidoglycan DD-metalloendopeptidase family protein, which produces MAKILSLLLLFLSFMSASSVEELKWPKGETFLSFLDRNHLPSSIYYTLDKEEQELAAEIVAGVKYYVLKSEDNQLEQVLIPIGEELQMHIKKKDDKFVMEIIPIILQNEKRTLAIEIHNSPYVDILNATNSYALANEFSQSFRGEVNLRNLQKGDKLVLLYEQKRRLGKLFGSLKINVSMVETAKKKNYIYFYKENYYDPKGQELDSFLLSNPVNYTRISSPFTQMRWHPILQKYRAHLGIDYAASVGTPVKAAGNGKVLFVGEKGGYGNTIEINHDSSFKTLYGHLNGFAKGLRGGQSVKQGQVIAYVGNTGLSTGPHLHFGLYRNNVAIDPASVVKLAKSALSGHELKAFIDYTTELRKKVESALENETAPQREENFNLSSPLEKSSS; this is translated from the coding sequence ATGGCTAAAATTCTATCATTATTATTACTTTTTTTATCGTTTATGTCAGCTTCTTCTGTGGAAGAGCTGAAGTGGCCTAAGGGTGAAACATTTCTCTCATTTTTGGATAGAAACCATTTACCATCATCGATTTATTATACATTAGATAAAGAAGAACAAGAACTTGCAGCTGAGATTGTGGCAGGGGTTAAATACTATGTTCTTAAAAGTGAAGACAATCAGCTAGAGCAAGTTCTAATTCCTATTGGTGAAGAACTCCAAATGCACATCAAGAAGAAAGATGACAAATTTGTGATGGAGATTATTCCCATCATTCTTCAAAATGAAAAGCGTACCTTAGCGATTGAAATTCATAATTCTCCGTATGTTGATATCTTAAATGCAACCAATAGCTATGCGTTAGCCAATGAATTTTCCCAGTCTTTTAGAGGTGAAGTCAATCTTCGCAATCTTCAAAAAGGTGATAAACTGGTCTTGCTGTATGAGCAAAAAAGGCGACTTGGCAAACTGTTTGGTTCTCTTAAAATCAATGTTTCCATGGTTGAAACAGCGAAAAAGAAAAACTATATTTATTTTTATAAAGAAAACTATTATGATCCAAAAGGGCAAGAATTAGATAGCTTTTTACTCTCCAATCCTGTGAATTACACGCGTATTTCTTCTCCCTTTACCCAAATGCGTTGGCATCCTATTTTACAGAAGTACCGTGCACATTTAGGTATAGATTATGCTGCAAGCGTAGGCACTCCCGTTAAAGCAGCAGGCAATGGAAAAGTTTTGTTTGTCGGTGAAAAAGGTGGATATGGCAATACGATTGAAATCAACCATGATAGTAGTTTTAAAACGCTTTATGGACACCTTAATGGCTTTGCAAAAGGGCTTCGTGGTGGACAGAGCGTCAAACAAGGTCAAGTGATTGCTTATGTGGGTAATACAGGACTGAGCACTGGTCCGCATCTCCATTTTGGTCTCTACCGCAATAATGTAGCGATTGATCCAGCGAGTGTGGTTAAACTAGCGAAAAGTGCATTGAGTGGGCATGAACTTAAAGCTTTTATAGATTATACTACGGAGCTTAGAAAAAAAGTTGAAAGTGCTTTGGAAAACGAAACAGCGCCACAGAGAGAGGAGAATTTTAATCTTTCTTCGCCTCTTGAGAAAAGTTCGAGTTAG
- a CDS encoding plasminogen-binding N-terminal domain-containing protein — MITDSPEFVVGASGVVSHKFDATHATIIARVDVVSKDGTKAVLNIEKFEMLSQGAFPDTGVKPAAGDTVIINYLYDRALIITPNQNVYNEVTKNFDTITWIHPDIVAAYLAKLYRPNPDKKIFQQACYQNAASIIFFGIENKGFFVDCHNFHIVQSIDIKSSGETMLPFYSRINKQIDSSWFNWSSGKIAEYDNYYAYLLGQTNTLKGAGIDGILIKLPFDVVERKDSLWK; from the coding sequence GTGATTACTGATTCTCCCGAATTTGTCGTTGGTGCGAGTGGTGTTGTCAGCCATAAATTTGATGCAACACATGCAACGATTATTGCGCGAGTTGATGTTGTCAGTAAAGATGGTACTAAAGCTGTTTTAAACATTGAAAAATTTGAGATGCTTTCCCAAGGTGCTTTCCCCGATACAGGTGTCAAGCCAGCTGCGGGAGATACAGTCATCATTAACTATCTTTATGACCGTGCGCTTATCATTACACCAAACCAAAATGTTTATAATGAAGTCACTAAAAATTTTGACACAATCACATGGATTCATCCTGATATCGTTGCTGCCTATTTAGCAAAACTGTATCGTCCAAATCCAGATAAAAAGATCTTTCAACAAGCATGTTATCAAAATGCTGCATCAATCATTTTCTTTGGTATTGAGAACAAAGGCTTTTTTGTCGATTGTCATAATTTTCATATTGTTCAAAGCATTGATATTAAAAGCAGCGGTGAAACGATGCTTCCTTTTTATTCACGTATCAATAAACAAATTGACTCCTCTTGGTTTAATTGGAGCAGTGGAAAAATTGCAGAATATGACAATTATTATGCGTATCTCTTAGGTCAAACCAATACACTAAAAGGTGCTGGAATTGATGGTATTCTTATAAAATTACCATTTGATGTTGTAGAAAGAAAAGACTCACTATGGAAATAA